The following coding sequences lie in one Paenibacillus durus ATCC 35681 genomic window:
- a CDS encoding IreB family regulatory phosphoprotein produces MDSMDKTVKFNVKGDEKEASPREILLTVHNALVEKDYNPINQIVGYLLSGDPAYIPRHNNARSLVRRKERDELIEELVRFYLANQPADKVK; encoded by the coding sequence ATGGACTCCATGGACAAAACGGTCAAATTCAATGTGAAGGGCGACGAGAAAGAGGCATCTCCCCGCGAGATCCTGCTTACCGTTCACAACGCCCTGGTGGAGAAGGATTATAATCCGATCAACCAGATTGTAGGCTACCTTCTTTCCGGTGATCCGGCTTACATCCCGCGCCACAACAATGCGAGAAGTTTGGTCCGGAGGAAAGAACGTGACGAGCTGATTGAGGAACTGGTCCGGTTCTACCTTGCCAATCAGCCGGCGGATAAGGTCAAATGA
- the ruvX gene encoding Holliday junction resolvase RuvX, which produces MRKLGLDYGDRRIGAAVSDAFGWTAQGLETIERRRDGSEMERIRRLIAEYEVSEIVVGLPKNMNGTVGPRGEICIEFANQLRETLSLPVHLWDERLTTVSAERVLIEGDVSRKKRKGIVDKMAAVLILQNFLDANSKR; this is translated from the coding sequence ATGAGGAAACTTGGTCTGGATTACGGGGATCGCCGGATCGGCGCAGCCGTAAGCGATGCTTTTGGCTGGACCGCTCAAGGACTGGAGACCATCGAGCGCCGCCGGGACGGAAGTGAGATGGAGCGAATCCGTCGCTTGATCGCGGAATACGAAGTATCCGAGATTGTAGTCGGCCTGCCCAAGAATATGAACGGCACAGTGGGCCCCCGCGGCGAGATTTGCATTGAATTTGCGAACCAGCTGCGGGAGACGCTGAGTTTGCCCGTACACCTTTGGGATGAACGCCTGACGACGGTATCTGCTGAGCGGGTGCTGATCGAGGGCGACGTCAGCCGCAAGAAGCGCAAAGGAATTGTGGATAAGATGGCCGCAGTTCTGATTTTGCAAAATTTTTTGGATGCTAACAGTAAAAGGTGA
- a CDS encoding DUF1292 domain-containing protein: MANEQIGMDEEPEIIYIPDDEGNEEEFEVIMKFEVDGSDSKYMMVVPLDSEDEEADEVYAFRYEEDGEDLQLFMIEDDEEWAIVEETFNTLVDELDGGAGND, translated from the coding sequence ATGGCAAACGAGCAGATCGGCATGGATGAGGAACCGGAGATTATTTATATTCCCGATGATGAAGGCAACGAAGAGGAATTCGAGGTTATCATGAAGTTCGAGGTTGACGGCTCCGATTCCAAGTATATGATGGTGGTGCCGCTTGATTCCGAGGACGAAGAAGCCGATGAGGTATACGCATTCCGCTACGAAGAAGACGGAGAAGATCTGCAGCTGTTCATGATTGAAGATGATGAAGAATGGGCGATTGTCGAGGAGACCTTCAACACTCTGGTTGACGAGCTTGATGGAGGAGCCGGGAATGACTGA
- a CDS encoding DUF1292 domain-containing protein — MTEFSTDQAIWTSRLKDAYGETVELEDENGKASVHQIIAEFEVQGRSYAVLEDSEKDGEREILRIVVSPDGPPELESIEDDDEWEDVSELYDELTFPGDEV, encoded by the coding sequence ATGACTGAGTTTTCTACCGACCAAGCGATATGGACCTCCCGGCTGAAAGACGCCTATGGAGAGACCGTGGAACTGGAAGACGAGAACGGTAAGGCTTCCGTGCATCAAATCATCGCCGAATTTGAAGTGCAGGGCCGCAGCTACGCGGTACTGGAAGATTCGGAGAAGGACGGGGAGCGGGAAATCCTGCGCATCGTTGTTTCCCCTGACGGTCCGCCAGAACTCGAGAGTATTGAAGACGACGACGAATGGGAAGATGTCTCGGAGCTGTATGACGAGCTGACCTTTCCAGGCGACGAAGTGTAA
- the mltG gene encoding endolytic transglycosylase MltG: MKSVIRNFLIVLLLLIAVAGAGIWYIWNGMKPVKPSGPAVNITIEKGMGSSEIADLLEQKGIIRSALLFKGYLKWTNEGSQFKAGTYSAAPGATYDNLITRLNAGDVVKKETVVFTIPEGYTAKQIADRLAQAWGKDASIFLSLMDTGAELKETDVLGIPQEKDIRHRLEGYMFPETYEVVKDSTPQQIVEKMMEELQKRLDSIPDWQTRLNDRGLTLHELLTVASLVEREVVVDSERPLVAGVIYNRLNKGQKLEIDATVQYLLDQPKERLLYKDLEVDSPYNTYRNTGLPPGPICSPGLASIKAALEPEASDYYYYVTKKDGSHAHLFAKTYKEHLANIRKSQEAAK, from the coding sequence TTGAAGTCCGTCATCCGCAATTTCTTGATTGTCCTGCTGCTGCTTATCGCTGTGGCGGGTGCAGGAATCTGGTATATATGGAACGGTATGAAACCGGTGAAACCGTCAGGGCCTGCTGTAAACATTACCATTGAAAAAGGCATGGGCAGCTCGGAAATTGCCGATCTTTTGGAGCAGAAAGGGATTATCCGCAGCGCTCTTCTGTTTAAAGGCTATTTGAAGTGGACGAACGAAGGGTCGCAGTTCAAGGCCGGAACTTACAGCGCCGCTCCCGGCGCAACATATGACAATCTGATTACCCGCTTGAACGCGGGAGATGTGGTGAAGAAGGAAACCGTCGTCTTTACCATTCCGGAAGGGTATACGGCGAAGCAGATTGCGGACAGGCTGGCTCAGGCTTGGGGGAAGGACGCCTCTATTTTTTTGTCGCTGATGGATACGGGGGCGGAGCTGAAGGAGACAGACGTCTTAGGCATCCCGCAGGAAAAGGATATTCGTCACCGGCTGGAGGGCTACATGTTCCCGGAGACGTATGAGGTGGTCAAAGACAGCACGCCGCAGCAAATTGTCGAGAAGATGATGGAGGAGCTGCAGAAGAGGCTGGACAGCATCCCCGATTGGCAGACCCGTCTTAACGATCGCGGACTAACCTTGCATGAACTGCTGACCGTCGCTTCCCTAGTGGAACGTGAAGTCGTTGTGGACAGCGAACGTCCGCTTGTGGCCGGAGTCATCTACAACAGGCTCAATAAAGGACAAAAGCTTGAGATAGACGCTACCGTCCAGTATTTGCTTGATCAGCCGAAGGAAAGACTGCTGTATAAGGATCTTGAAGTCGATAGCCCATATAATACGTACCGGAATACCGGCCTACCGCCTGGACCGATCTGCAGCCCGGGTCTAGCCTCCATTAAGGCGGCGCTGGAGCCGGAGGCTTCGGATTATTATTATTACGTCACGAAGAAGGACGGAAGCCATGCCCATTTATTCGCCAAGACGTACAAGGAACATTTAGCGAATATCAGAAAAAGTCAGGAAGCAGCGAAATAA
- a CDS encoding peptidase U32 family protein gives MKSKPELLATAASLAEAAALLDAGADALLIGDDRFGMRLAGHFSLDDTAAVAAMAHERGGKIYAGLGGLMPNRLLDELPAYIKAIAEIGVDAAEFGDPAVLATARREAPGLKLHWNAEMTSTNFATANYWGRKGASRAVLARELNMDEITEMVPSLEVEAQVQVHGMTNIYHSKRKLVESYMAHQGRPVDGGSKGKERGLFLVEAERPDEKFPIYEDVNGTHIMSSDDLCILEDLHVLMEAGVHSFKIEGLLKPTAYNVAAVKAYRRAIDAYAADPAGYEFQEEWLDTVRALQDPERELTFGFFYKEQVY, from the coding sequence ATGAAGAGCAAACCGGAGCTGCTGGCGACGGCCGCTTCCCTTGCGGAAGCGGCCGCGCTGCTGGATGCCGGAGCCGACGCGCTGCTCATCGGTGACGACCGGTTCGGCATGCGGCTGGCCGGACATTTCAGTCTGGACGATACGGCGGCGGTAGCGGCAATGGCCCATGAACGCGGCGGCAAAATATATGCCGGGCTCGGAGGGCTGATGCCGAACCGGCTGCTGGATGAGCTTCCGGCCTATATCAAGGCCATTGCGGAGATCGGCGTCGATGCCGCCGAGTTCGGCGATCCGGCCGTACTGGCCACGGCCCGGCGCGAAGCGCCCGGCCTTAAGCTTCACTGGAACGCGGAGATGACGTCCACCAATTTCGCAACAGCCAATTATTGGGGACGCAAGGGCGCTTCCCGCGCAGTTCTGGCCCGGGAATTGAATATGGACGAGATCACGGAAATGGTGCCAAGCCTCGAAGTGGAGGCCCAGGTTCAAGTGCATGGGATGACTAATATTTATCACTCCAAGCGCAAGCTGGTGGAGAGTTATATGGCTCACCAGGGGCGGCCGGTAGATGGAGGAAGCAAGGGCAAAGAACGCGGCCTGTTCTTGGTCGAAGCGGAGCGTCCGGATGAGAAGTTCCCGATCTATGAAGATGTGAACGGCACCCATATTATGAGCTCGGATGATCTTTGCATTCTGGAAGACCTGCATGTACTGATGGAGGCGGGGGTTCACAGCTTCAAAATTGAAGGGCTGCTCAAGCCGACCGCCTATAACGTTGCGGCAGTCAAGGCTTACCGCCGGGCGATCGACGCATATGCCGCAGACCCTGCGGGTTACGAGTTTCAAGAGGAATGGCTGGATACTGTGCGGGCGCTGCAGGACCCGGAGCGGGAGCTGACTTTTGGCTTCTTTTATAAAGAGCAGGTATATTAA
- a CDS encoding peptidase U32 family protein, with product MNTVAKPQYKGKRYRLDKPELLAPAGNLEKLKFAVHYGADAVYIGGQKYGLRSNADNFSFEEMREGVEFAKKYGAKVFVATNIYAHNEDIAGIEEYLRNLYEVGIAAIIVADPAIVDIALRTVPGLEVHLSTQQSTLNWQAVAFWKEEGLPRVVLGRETSLQEIAEIKEHVDIEIEAFIHGAMCSSYSGRCVLSNHFTDRDSNRGGCCQSCRWKYDLFEDARPGEVWVSEEQSAGQSPQRLQPGVTQLPLHQPEDNPFSMGAKDLCMLESIPDLIEAGIDSFKIEGRMKSIHYVATVVNAYRKAIDAYMADPEHYELKQEWLDELNKAANRPLNTGFFYDTPDHEDHIYEPEEKAAPYDFAGLVLDYDAETGMALIQQRNHFKPGQEVEFFGPDRLPFKQIVGELQDEQGVPLDAARHPLQHIRMKVDQPVAYFDMMRKKK from the coding sequence ATGAACACTGTGGCCAAGCCGCAATACAAAGGCAAGCGTTACCGCTTGGACAAACCGGAGCTCCTGGCTCCGGCGGGCAATCTGGAAAAATTGAAATTCGCCGTGCATTATGGCGCGGATGCGGTATATATCGGCGGGCAGAAATATGGCCTGCGCTCGAATGCGGACAATTTCAGCTTTGAGGAAATGCGCGAAGGCGTGGAATTCGCCAAGAAATACGGCGCTAAAGTATTTGTGGCGACCAATATTTACGCCCATAATGAAGATATCGCCGGGATCGAGGAGTACCTCCGCAATCTGTACGAGGTCGGCATCGCTGCAATCATTGTGGCGGACCCTGCGATTGTGGATATCGCCCTGCGGACCGTCCCGGGTCTTGAGGTGCACCTCAGCACCCAGCAGTCAACGCTGAACTGGCAGGCCGTAGCCTTCTGGAAGGAGGAGGGGCTGCCGCGCGTCGTCCTGGGCCGCGAAACGAGTCTTCAGGAGATCGCCGAGATCAAGGAGCATGTCGATATCGAGATCGAGGCTTTTATCCATGGAGCGATGTGCTCGTCGTATTCCGGCCGCTGTGTGCTGTCCAACCACTTTACGGACCGTGACTCGAACCGCGGGGGATGCTGCCAGTCATGCCGTTGGAAGTATGATTTGTTCGAGGATGCCCGTCCAGGGGAAGTCTGGGTCTCCGAGGAGCAAAGCGCCGGACAGTCTCCGCAGCGTCTGCAGCCTGGCGTTACGCAGCTGCCGCTGCATCAGCCGGAGGATAATCCGTTCTCCATGGGCGCCAAGGATCTCTGTATGCTGGAGAGTATTCCCGACTTGATCGAGGCCGGCATAGACAGCTTTAAAATCGAGGGACGGATGAAGTCGATCCACTATGTTGCTACTGTGGTTAATGCTTACCGCAAGGCAATTGACGCCTACATGGCCGATCCCGAGCATTACGAGCTGAAGCAGGAATGGCTGGACGAACTGAACAAAGCGGCCAACCGTCCGCTGAACACGGGCTTTTTCTACGACACGCCGGATCATGAGGATCATATTTACGAGCCGGAAGAAAAAGCCGCGCCGTATGATTTTGCCGGCCTCGTGCTGGATTATGATGCGGAGACGGGTATGGCGCTCATTCAGCAGCGCAATCACTTCAAACCCGGCCAAGAGGTGGAGTTCTTCGGACCGGACCGCCTTCCGTTCAAGCAGATCGTGGGCGAGCTTCAGGATGAACAGGGCGTTCCGCTCGATGCGGCCCGCCATCCCTTGCAGCATATTCGGATGAAGGTTGACCAGCCGGTAGCTTATTTTGATATGATGCGGAAAAAGAAGTAA
- a CDS encoding methyl-accepting chemotaxis protein codes for MAAPNRERKRNGRKERLKLGQTGSSESVRHRTELAKTDLKEWLQRTLRQLKKVNPAKSVGVKLFLIFLSSIVVVVLGLGLMSYTKARETIKDNVSEANRQTIIQNAEKLDIILNQYETLALQVFFDPQIQERLTTIENASSNYEQFVANDDIGKKLSNQTTSDSNIVSFSLIPENEKLQIISSGNRDLVKNDIRAADWYKKAVANTDSYQPWFAKESASQQFYWFPMSVGVKGSTNVAVVRRIKDMNGQAGYVILIELKKDLFEDAFQSVKLGEGSHVQLVSPEGTVIASSVKEEDGKASQYAFIKDSKANNNSIEARDASSNDLLAVFSPLAKADWKLAGIIPTNELIQDAKPILFTTYLAAGAAALLALLLGVWMVRMIARPLARLKDLMGVGAKGDLTVRTPYTSSDEIGQLSVSFNLMMERITELVSQTTETAREVLETAGELGEASRKTADSAKDIAVATEEIAEGAGSLAIEAEKGNDLTAVLSRQMEHVILANNEMDKAARIVGESSGRGAEQLEELMKQTGRTGEMTKALVGKVDNLKETALSVLKVLDVMKNITQQTNILSLNATIEAARAGEAGRGFMVVADEIRGLADQTRESIALVAGITDKIMNEMNETVNVLSEVTPLFAEQMSSVKSTGEIFVSVRGQMDSFVSSLQSVTESIDSLKDAQIELSEAMGNVSAVAEESSATSEEVASLSSEQQNVSDQLVTLSANLESVSGNLKDKLALFKI; via the coding sequence ATGGCAGCTCCTAATCGGGAGAGAAAGAGAAATGGGCGTAAAGAACGGTTAAAATTAGGTCAGACGGGCAGCAGCGAATCCGTACGGCACCGGACGGAGTTAGCGAAGACAGACTTGAAAGAATGGCTGCAGAGAACCTTGCGGCAATTAAAAAAAGTAAATCCCGCCAAATCGGTCGGGGTAAAGCTGTTTCTGATTTTTTTATCGTCCATCGTCGTCGTGGTGCTGGGTCTGGGACTGATGTCTTATACCAAGGCCAGAGAGACCATTAAGGATAACGTATCCGAAGCCAACCGCCAGACGATTATTCAAAATGCCGAGAAGCTTGATATTATTTTGAACCAGTATGAGACGCTCGCGTTGCAGGTGTTCTTCGATCCGCAAATTCAGGAGCGGCTTACCACTATTGAAAACGCTTCATCTAATTATGAGCAGTTTGTGGCCAATGATGATATCGGCAAAAAGCTAAGCAACCAGACGACCTCGGACTCCAATATTGTAAGCTTTTCCCTGATTCCGGAGAATGAAAAACTGCAGATTATCTCAAGCGGAAATCGCGATCTGGTGAAGAACGACATACGGGCAGCGGACTGGTATAAGAAAGCGGTTGCCAATACCGACAGCTATCAACCGTGGTTTGCCAAAGAATCTGCTAGCCAGCAGTTTTACTGGTTCCCGATGAGTGTCGGCGTGAAGGGCAGCACCAATGTCGCTGTCGTCCGAAGAATCAAGGATATGAACGGCCAGGCGGGTTACGTTATTCTGATCGAGCTTAAAAAGGATTTGTTTGAAGACGCTTTCCAAAGCGTCAAGCTGGGAGAAGGCTCGCATGTTCAGCTTGTTTCTCCGGAGGGGACCGTTATTGCTTCCTCGGTCAAAGAGGAGGACGGAAAAGCGTCGCAGTACGCTTTTATCAAGGACAGCAAAGCCAATAACAACAGCATAGAGGCCAGAGACGCTTCCAGTAATGATCTGTTAGCCGTCTTCAGCCCGCTTGCGAAGGCCGACTGGAAGCTTGCAGGCATCATTCCGACCAACGAGCTTATACAGGACGCGAAGCCGATTCTCTTCACTACTTACCTCGCTGCCGGTGCGGCCGCTCTGCTGGCGCTGCTGCTTGGCGTGTGGATGGTACGCATGATTGCCCGCCCGCTCGCGCGGCTTAAGGATCTAATGGGCGTAGGCGCCAAGGGAGACTTGACGGTGCGGACACCCTATACTTCCTCGGATGAGATCGGCCAGTTGTCGGTTTCTTTTAATCTGATGATGGAACGCATTACGGAGTTGGTCTCCCAGACAACGGAAACGGCCCGTGAGGTGCTGGAGACGGCAGGCGAGCTGGGGGAAGCCTCACGCAAGACGGCGGATTCGGCCAAGGATATTGCGGTCGCTACCGAAGAAATCGCGGAAGGCGCCGGCAGCTTGGCTATAGAAGCCGAAAAAGGCAATGATCTCACCGCCGTATTGTCGCGCCAGATGGAGCACGTCATCCTAGCGAACAATGAAATGGATAAAGCGGCCCGGATCGTGGGCGAGTCGAGCGGCAGGGGCGCAGAGCAGCTTGAAGAGCTGATGAAGCAGACCGGCCGCACCGGCGAAATGACCAAAGCGCTCGTAGGGAAAGTGGACAATCTGAAGGAAACCGCCTTGTCCGTGTTGAAGGTGCTCGACGTGATGAAAAATATTACGCAGCAGACGAATATTTTATCGCTCAACGCAACGATTGAAGCGGCGCGGGCGGGAGAGGCCGGACGGGGCTTCATGGTGGTAGCTGACGAGATTCGCGGACTGGCGGATCAGACTCGGGAATCCATCGCTTTGGTAGCGGGCATCACCGACAAAATCATGAACGAAATGAATGAGACGGTGAACGTGCTTTCCGAGGTGACGCCGCTATTCGCCGAGCAGATGAGCTCCGTGAAGAGCACTGGGGAAATCTTTGTATCGGTTCGCGGGCAGATGGACAGCTTTGTGTCCAGTCTGCAATCGGTTACAGAGTCGATCGACAGCCTGAAGGATGCGCAGATTGAGCTGTCGGAGGCGATGGGCAATGTCAGCGCCGTAGCGGAGGAATCGTCTGCGACTTCGGAAGAGGTGGCTTCGCTCAGCAGCGAGCAGCAGAACGTGAGCGATCAGCTCGTAACACTGTCGGCCAACCTGGAAAGCGTTTCCGGAAATCTGAAGGACAAGCTGGCGCTGTTCAAGATATAA
- a CDS encoding peptidoglycan D,D-transpeptidase FtsI family protein, whose protein sequence is MQKKRHQRNKRMIAAIYFLAAAFTLLALRLAWLQFVMSGRQVPGGQYPLAKMSQIQSEREIVLDTGRGRLYDRHGLPLAGETVWTVAFFPQEGGKPRADGGGDTASLRRLAAVLGVPYEQLKAKREKLAQPFLWPVKSDGGPLALSQQQADEISRLGVDGVRVMPFARRPGGSLTGRQWLGHLSEAVPKKPEGEEGVKGAFVQKSNPSDLRVPLEGTTGLEKTLEPLLHGIGHTEVYARVDAQGKRLPGTGLTVRTPSNPYYPLSIRTTIDRRLQEGIEKLAQGDGVKEGAVVVLDAESADVTAMVSLPFYDPEDISPQGGEWNNRALQAVAPGSIFKIVTAAAALEAGVTSPGEVFHCHGAYGRYGLSCHKEDGHGALTLEQGFALSCNTVFASLAERLTAGQLQAAALSLGMGRDIGWRQEQILGLPLLQPLQGEQRGTVFRTLLPGDGGARVQTAIGQRDARVTPLQAANLIVTLLHGGEVRAPRILREVDFANGQKLMDLPPHLAPAAEGRISERTAKLLRSWMRRVVTEGTGQSLRGARWALAGKSGTAQTMVKGALRNHQWFIGFGPAELPKYAVAVLVKNAAPDSPHTATRLFGEVMNLLAESPHA, encoded by the coding sequence ATGCAGAAAAAACGTCATCAGCGTAACAAACGAATGATTGCCGCCATCTATTTTCTAGCCGCCGCTTTTACTCTGCTTGCGCTGCGCCTCGCCTGGCTGCAGTTCGTTATGAGCGGGCGTCAGGTTCCGGGAGGGCAGTACCCGCTTGCCAAAATGTCGCAGATTCAGAGCGAACGGGAGATTGTGCTTGATACCGGGCGGGGGCGTCTGTATGACCGCCATGGTCTGCCGCTGGCCGGAGAAACGGTCTGGACGGTGGCTTTTTTTCCGCAGGAGGGCGGAAAGCCTCGGGCGGACGGAGGCGGGGACACCGCTTCCCTTCGCCGGCTGGCGGCGGTCCTCGGCGTACCTTATGAACAGCTTAAGGCAAAAAGAGAGAAGCTGGCACAGCCTTTCCTATGGCCCGTAAAGTCCGACGGGGGGCCGCTTGCGCTTTCGCAGCAGCAGGCGGACGAAATCAGCAGGCTTGGCGTTGACGGCGTGCGGGTTATGCCGTTTGCCCGCAGGCCGGGCGGCAGCCTTACGGGGCGGCAGTGGCTCGGCCATTTGTCCGAAGCTGTACCGAAGAAACCGGAAGGAGAGGAAGGAGTCAAGGGAGCATTCGTTCAAAAGAGTAACCCTTCGGATCTCCGGGTACCGCTGGAAGGAACGACTGGACTTGAGAAGACGCTGGAGCCCCTGCTGCACGGGATCGGACATACCGAGGTATATGCTAGAGTCGATGCGCAGGGGAAGCGTCTTCCAGGCACCGGACTGACGGTGCGGACGCCGTCCAATCCTTATTATCCGCTGTCGATCCGCACGACCATCGACCGCCGTCTTCAGGAAGGCATCGAGAAGCTGGCACAGGGGGACGGGGTGAAGGAAGGCGCGGTCGTCGTGCTGGACGCGGAATCCGCCGATGTAACGGCGATGGTGTCGCTGCCGTTCTACGACCCGGAGGACATTTCTCCGCAGGGCGGAGAATGGAATAACCGGGCGCTTCAGGCTGTGGCCCCCGGTTCGATCTTCAAAATCGTCACCGCCGCTGCCGCGCTGGAGGCCGGCGTGACTTCGCCAGGCGAAGTGTTCCACTGCCACGGAGCCTACGGCAGATACGGACTGTCCTGCCATAAGGAGGACGGGCATGGCGCGCTGACGCTGGAACAGGGCTTCGCCTTGTCCTGCAACACGGTGTTCGCCTCGCTTGCGGAGAGGCTGACCGCCGGTCAGCTTCAGGCGGCGGCGCTCTCGCTGGGGATGGGCAGGGACATCGGCTGGCGGCAGGAGCAGATTCTCGGCCTGCCGCTATTGCAGCCGCTCCAAGGCGAACAGCGCGGAACCGTCTTTCGGACGCTGCTCCCGGGCGACGGGGGAGCCCGGGTGCAGACGGCCATCGGCCAGCGCGACGCCAGAGTGACGCCGCTGCAGGCTGCGAACCTGATCGTCACGCTGCTGCACGGCGGCGAGGTTCGCGCGCCGCGCATTCTGCGTGAGGTCGATTTCGCCAATGGGCAGAAGCTGATGGACCTGCCCCCGCATCTGGCGCCCGCCGCCGAGGGGCGCATCTCGGAGCGCACCGCGAAGCTGCTGCGGTCCTGGATGCGCCGGGTAGTGACGGAAGGCACCGGCCAGTCCCTGCGCGGCGCACGCTGGGCGCTTGCGGGCAAGTCCGGCACGGCGCAGACTATGGTCAAGGGCGCTTTGCGCAACCATCAATGGTTCATCGGCTTCGGTCCGGCCGAGCTGCCCAAATATGCGGTTGCCGTGCTGGTCAAGAACGCGGCTCCTGATAGCCCGCACACCGCGACCCGATTGTTCGGCGAGGTCATGAACCTTCTGGCCGAGTCCCCTCATGCTTGA
- a CDS encoding AI-2E family transporter, which translates to MLPLYKKYWRTFFDIGLLVLTVYLVMLAFSKLYQLAAPVFLSFFVFLLIEPLARFLNRKGLPKSFASAVSVLLFLILLLGTLFGAGLLIASQALQFQDTLPHYTYVVQQHFMELTTWLQQKIENLPPNMTEKLNGYFKSATDLLSSWLIIFFRYMIGVLGTFSSFMANFGVAIILAFFLSMEIKDWRRIAHDKMPKTFKTAYRFLQGNVFKAIGSYLKAQLILISITFVIVLAGLFILRSGNELTMALVCAVFDVLPLLGVSTILIPWIIYLFIIGNTPLAVGLIILLAVVLIVRQLLEPKITGNSIGVSSAFLMLSFVILSTSAFGMAGLILSPILLILIKELLQQGYLQQWISLPQEEFIVSPFAYNDGNEAARDGSATEGDAGIKHEGTRPEGS; encoded by the coding sequence ATGCTGCCTCTCTATAAAAAATACTGGCGTACCTTTTTCGATATCGGGCTGCTCGTTCTAACCGTCTACCTGGTCATGCTCGCCTTCAGCAAGCTGTACCAGCTGGCCGCTCCCGTGTTCCTCTCCTTCTTCGTGTTCTTGCTCATTGAGCCGCTGGCGCGTTTCTTGAACCGCAAGGGGCTGCCCAAGTCGTTCGCCTCCGCGGTCTCCGTGCTGCTGTTCCTGATCCTGCTGCTTGGGACGCTGTTCGGCGCGGGGCTGCTGATCGCATCGCAGGCGCTGCAGTTTCAGGATACCCTCCCCCATTATACATATGTAGTGCAGCAGCATTTTATGGAGCTTACCACTTGGCTTCAGCAGAAAATCGAGAATCTCCCGCCCAATATGACCGAGAAGCTGAACGGTTATTTCAAAAGCGCCACCGATCTTCTGTCAAGCTGGCTTATTATCTTCTTCAGATATATGATCGGCGTTCTCGGCACGTTCTCGTCATTTATGGCCAATTTCGGGGTCGCCATTATTCTCGCATTTTTTCTCAGCATGGAGATCAAGGATTGGCGGCGAATCGCGCATGACAAAATGCCGAAGACGTTCAAGACGGCCTACCGTTTCCTGCAGGGCAACGTCTTTAAAGCCATCGGCTCCTATTTGAAAGCACAGCTGATCCTGATTTCGATTACATTCGTCATTGTGCTGGCTGGCCTGTTCATCCTGAGGTCCGGAAATGAACTGACGATGGCACTCGTCTGCGCGGTGTTCGACGTGCTGCCGCTGCTGGGCGTGTCGACGATTCTAATCCCCTGGATCATCTATCTCTTCATCATCGGCAACACTCCGCTTGCGGTCGGGCTGATCATCCTGCTGGCCGTCGTCCTGATCGTCCGCCAGCTGCTTGAGCCGAAAATTACCGGCAACTCCATCGGCGTCTCCTCGGCGTTCCTCATGCTGTCCTTTGTCATCCTGTCGACGTCGGCCTTCGGCATGGCGGGACTGATTCTGTCGCCGATCCTGCTGATTCTGATCAAAGAGCTGCTGCAGCAGGGCTATCTTCAGCAGTGGATTTCCCTCCCGCAGGAGGAATTCATCGTGTCTCCGTTCGCTTATAACGACGGGAACGAGGCTGCGAGAGACGGTTCTGCCACAGAAGGCGATGCAGGCATCAAGCATGAGGGGACTCGGCCAGAAGGTTCATGA